A stretch of the Panicum virgatum strain AP13 chromosome 9N, P.virgatum_v5, whole genome shotgun sequence genome encodes the following:
- the LOC120688827 gene encoding uncharacterized protein LOC120688827: protein MVARRRSPAMPRRTVRVAGSPIQTTVTTRPAIVRRWVYGTLWLQRRRLRSSSGLTVGLGVQWAPPFHRLPAGDEPRPGMLQLCVGNRCLIFQLALAGGDAVPQILRRWSAEHTAAFQFNVPC from the exons AtggtcgcccgccgccgcagccccgctATGCCCAGGCGCACGGTGCGCGTGGCCGGCAGCCCCATCCAGACCACGGTGACCACGCGGCCGGCCATCGTGCGGCGATGGGTGTACGGCACCCTGtggctccagcgccgccgcctccgctcctcctccggcctcACCGTCGGCCTGGGCGTGCAGTGGGCGCCGCCCTTCCACAGGTtgcccgccggcgacgagccgcGCCCGGGCATGCTGCAGCTATGCGTCGGCAACCGCTGCCTCATCTTCCAGCTCGCGCTGGCCGGTGGCGACGCCGTGCCGCAGATCCTGCGCCG GTGGTCCGCAGAGCACACCGCGGCGTTCCAGTTCAATGTGCCTTGTTGA
- the LOC120688428 gene encoding UPF0496 protein 4-like gives MSRPDDGHRSFFPVGNPFRMILPRGAHLSRKLTAVLTSYEDGLASSLRKLKPEAASNVLTLSWMKLAVDCLSELHTKIATLITELELPVSDWDEKWVDIYLNSSVKLLDICIALSSELARLDQGQLLVQYVLHVLDSGNQVPSQEQLKRAEASLNEWMERASERSPRLDNCLTALQELSGNLCLMKVKHSAKGKVLMRALYGIEAVTVFICSVLVAVLSGSSKPLVEFDVPEKFGWSKAFNDLHKAISEELSRQLSRGRVTAVKELEEVEVCARQLHALTGAAQLELVEGNTSLAHAVSHSKEVVMSDTTTAQEEGHEDNLKPAEGTSLEHELIMLQSITTEEGFDRANIKEDTKTISHTKEANGLEKTSNGGYEDDNAKHATGVGSEASGLDRREELLNCISSMSKSAEGLRLGLDSLSKRVGDFFQIVLTGRDALLCNLRISGGIKVSAEVRS, from the coding sequence ATGAGCCGCCCAGACGACGGGCACAGGTCCTTCTTCCCCGTCGGGAACCCCTTCAGGATGATCCTCCCAAGAGGAGCGCACCTTTCCCGGAAGCTCACTGCAGTGCTCACCTCCTACGAGGATGGCCTGGCCTcgagcttgaggaagctcaagCCAGAGGCTGCCTCGAATGTGCTCACCCTGTCATGGATGAAGCTTGCGGTGGACTGCTTATCGGAACTGCACACCAAAATAGCGACCCTGATCACCGAGCTCGAGCTTCCTGTCTCGGACTGGGACGAGAAATGGGTCGACATTTATCTAAACAGCAGCGTGAAGCTTCTGGACATCTGCATCGCACTGAGCTCAGAGCTTGCTCGGTTGGACCAAGGGCAGTTGCTGGTGCAGTATGTCCTGCATGTGTTGGACTCTGGGAACCAAGTGCCGTCACAAGAGCAGCTCAAGAGAGCTGAGGCATCGCTTAATGAATGGATGGAGCGCGCAAGCGAGAGGTCTCCGAGGCTTGATAATTGCTTGACTGCATTACAGGAGCTTTCTGGGAACCTTTGCTTGATGAAGGTTAAGCATTCTGCTAAGGGGAAGGTGCTCATGCGGGCATTGTATGGAATTGAGGCCGTTACAGTCTTCATCTGCAGTGTGCTTGTAGCTGTACTGTCAGGTAGCTCCAAGCCGCTGGTGGAGTTTGATGTTCCTGAGAAATTTGGTTGGTCTAAAGCCTTCAATGATCTTCATAAGGCCATAAGTGAGGAACTTAGCAGACAACTATCCAGAGGTCGTGTTACAGCTGTGAAGGAGCTGGAGGAAGTTGAAGTATGCGCTAGACAGCTGCATGCATTGACTGGCGCTGCTCAGCTTGAACTTGTAGAGGGGAATACCAGCCTGGCACATGCTGTTAGCCATTCAAAGGAAGTGGTCATGTCAGATACTACTACAGCTCAGGAAGAAGGCCATGAGGATAATCTTAAGCCGGCTGAGGGCACTAGCCTTGAGCATGAATTAATCATGCTGCAGAGTATTACTACAGAAGAGGGATTCGATAGAGCCAATATTAAGGAGGATACCAAGACTATAAGCCATACAAAGGAAGCGAACGGGCTTGAGAAAACCAGCAACGGAGGATACGAAGATGATAACGCAAAACATGCCACTGGCGTTGGCAGTGAAGCCAGTGGTTTAGATAGGAGAGAAGAGCTGCTGAACTGCATCTCCAGCATGTCAAAAAGCGCTGAAGGACTCCGGCTGGGGTTGGACTCGCTGTCAAAGCGGGTGGGGGACTTCTTCCAGATTGTGCTTACAGGGCGTGATGCATTACTCTGCAACCTCAGGATTTCAGGTGGGATCAAGGTCTCTGCGGAGGTCAGATCTTAG
- the LOC120688430 gene encoding aquaporin NIP3-1-like, whose protein sequence is MEQVGSTPPNGSAPATPGTPAPLFSGGERVDSLSYERKSMPRCRCLPAVEGWGLATHTCVVEIPAPDVSLTRKLGAEFVGTFILIFFATAAPIVNQKYGGAISPFGNAACAGLAVTIIILSTGHISGAHLNPSLTIAFAALRHFPWLQVPAYVSVQVLGSICASFALKGVFHPFLSGGVTVPDVTISTAQAFFTEFIITFNLLFVVTAVATDTRAVGELAGIAVGAAVTLNILVAGPTTGGSMNPVRTLGPAVAAGNYRQLWIYLLAPTLGALAGAGVYTAVKLRDENGETPRAQRSFRR, encoded by the exons ATGGAGCAGGTGGGGTCGACGCCGCCGAATgggtcggcgccggcgacgcccgGGACGCCGGCGCCGCTGTTCTCCGGCGGGGAGCGGGTGGACTCGCTGTCGTACGAGCGCAAGTCGATGCCCCGGTGCAGGTGCCTGCCGGCggtggaggggtgggggctggcGACGCACACCTGCGTCGTCGAGATCCCCGCGCCGGACGTCTCGCTCACCCGCAAG CTGGGCGCGGAGTTCGTGGGCACGttcatcctcatcttcttcgcgacggcggcgccgatcGTGAACCAGAAGTACGGCGGCGCGATCAGCCCGTTCGGGAACGCGGCGTGCGCGGGGCTGGCCGTGACCATCATCATCCTGTCGACGGGGCACATCTCCGGCGCGCACCTCAACCCGTCCCTCACCATCGCCTTCGCCGCGCTGCGCCACTTCCCCTGGCTCCAGGTGCCCGCCTACGTGTCCGTCCAGGTGCTGGGCTCCATCTGCGCCAGCTTCGCGCTCAAGGGCGTCTTCCACCCCTTCCTCTCCGGCGGGGTCACCGTGCCCGACGTCACCATCTCCACCGCCCAGGCCTTCTTCACCGAGTTCATCATCACCTTCAACCTCCTCTTCGTCGTCACCGCCGTCGCCACCGACACCCGCGCC gtgggcgagctcgccgggatcGCGGTCGGAGCGGCCGTGACGCTGAACATCCTCGTGGCCGG GCCGACGACGGGCGGGTCGATGAACCCGGTGAGGACGCTgggaccggcggtggcggcggggaacTACCGGCAGCTGTGGATCTACCTGCTGGCGCCGACGCTCGGCGCGCTGGCGGGCGCCGGCGTGTACACGGCGGTGAAGCTCCGCGACGAGAACGGCGAGACCCCGCGCGCGCAGCGCAGCTTCCGCCGCTGA